The nucleotide window CCGGCACGAACGTCCGGTATTTCGAAAATCCATTCAAGGAACCGTACTCCTATGACCGATTTGCCGGCCATTTGGAAGCACCGAATTATCACAGCTTCTACAATGAACTGCCGAATGATGCCGCCTATGGCAAAGCATATGAGCGGGACTGGAAGGTGGATGGGGTAAGCCTGCAGGTGTTGAATCCGAACCATGAGGAACTGGTGACAGAAGAAGAATTCTCTGCGACACGTTTCTTCCGGATGCTTTTGGCTTCCGGAGACATGCCTTATCTCATCTTGGATATCGGTTCGGACACACCAAAGACGGTCTATGACGAACTGGCGGAAATCGCAAATCAGATTCTGGTCGTATTCGACAATGACTTGGCGAAGAATGAAATATTCGAGCAGTACAAGCTGGAAAGGCGGTACAGCTGGATCCATAACATCATCCGTCAAGAAAAGACCGCCATTGTCATCAACCGCTATGTAAAAGGCGCTGAAAAACCGTTTCAACTAAAAAACTACATCGGGATTCCACCCTTTGAAGCCGGGTGGGTATTTCAAGCTCAGCTGGACGGTACAATCCAGTTCAGCTCAAAGGCGGGAAGGGAACAGCAGCAAGCAGCCGCAGCAGACCTTCTTGATTTAGTGCTTGACGAACAGACCCGAAAACTGGCCAGGAAAAACCGGAAACGGAACAAACGTTGGCTGACCAAACTCCAGCTGTCGATAAAGCCGGAGAGTGAACATGAAGTACAGAGCGAACAAGAGGAAGAGAGGATGGAAACGAATTGAAAACATTTTTACGACTATTGATGGTCGTCTTGCTCGTCGCGGCAGGCGTCGGATTCGTGTTTGCGTTTGAATTCTACATAAAGGATGAAATCGGCACCACGGAAGTGATCATCGCCAAAGAGACTATCGACTTTAAGGAACGCATAACCGCAAATAATATCGAGGTCATTCATGTTCGACAGGGAACGGAAGTGGAAAATGCTTATCCCAAAACACACTTTGAGAGCCTGATGGGGAAATACGCTTCCGTCAAAATCGAGAAAGGCGCCCAGCTCTATCCAGAACTGATCGACACCTATGATCTTGTGCCGGATGCTTCAAAGGGCGAGTTTGTGGCTCCAATACCGACCCACTGGCTTTTCGCGGTCCCGGGAAGCCTACGGCGCACCTTTGTCGCTGATATCTACGCCATCGGTACGGAAGACCAAAAAATCATTTCCAAACTGAAAGAAGATGCTGCCAAAGAAGCTGGTAAAGATCCGGAGGAAGTCGTAGTTGAACCAACTCCGACAAGTGAACCGATTCTCAAAAACCTGCGCATCACATCGGTTAAGGATTCCGGTAACCAGGAAGTCAAAGAGTCGGAAGAGACGAATGAAGCGACCGGGACGGTTGCGGCACTGGAATTCATCGGAACCGAGGAAATGCTGAATACGATGAAAGATTACACCAGCAAGGGCTTCAAGCTCTACGTGGTCTACAAATTTGAGCGGTCAGAGCAGCTGGCCGCCGAAACCGAAACAGCGAAGGCGGGTGAATCAAATGCTGAATAACACTGTCGTGACCTTCTTTTCCTCCAACGGAAACACAGGGCTCACGAACACCGTTTTCTCCGTGGGACAGGCAATTGCCAAACGGACGCACGCAAAAGTAGGTGTCCTTTGTCTGAGCGGTCTGGATGACAGCACTGACTACTTCACAGACCCGCCCGCTTACTTGGACACCCTGAAACCTCGTCTCGCGGGAAAAATGCTTGGCGACGATGCTGATTTTCTCAGTCGATTCAAGGAAGTGGAGGATGGCCAACTGTTCATCCTTGCCGGTAATTCCAGCCGGCGCCTTGATCGCGTCTATACCGTTTCTGAAATTGGGTACCTGATTGAACGGGCAAAGGAAGTCTTCGATATCGTACTGATTGATGCCGGCTCCCAACTGGATAACGCACAAAGCGTCCAAGCCATCTATGCGGCAGACTTCCGCTACGCGGTCCTGACACAGCAGCCAAAATCGATTAAACGCTACCTGCAATTGCAAGGCGACATTCTATCTGCCCTATCAATCAAAAGAGAACACGTCACATTCATCCTGAACCAATATCAGGAGAAAGCGACCCTGATGTCTGAAAAGCAAATCGCAAAAGAAGTCGATGTTCCGGAAATGTTCACCCTCCCTTATACCGACCATGGCGTGATCAGCGAAATTGAGAACCGAATCCTCTATGCCTATCAGCAACCGAAATACCAGGATGCCGTGAATCAATTAGCAGATTCCATTGCTCGCAGTGTCGCCTTGGTGTTCAAGGATATGGAATCCGGCAAACGGGGTATCGGCCGACTGTTCGGTAAGAAAACAGGTTAACTGAAACGAGGTGAAACGATATGACCACAATTATTCGTGAAGAAGAACAAGAGGAACAAAGCCGCTTCCCTATTGGTATTCAGGAACGGCTCTCCGGTGAATTTGACCTGAATCAGTTCCTTGTGGAAAAAGGCGGCGAGAAAAACCGGCTCCGGCTGCAGAACGAATCACCTTCACAGTCACGGGCAAATCACAATGATTTCCAGGGGCTGAAAGAAAGTGTCCAAAACTTTTTCCATGAGAAGATCCAGGACCAGAACATCACAGAGGAAGAACGGGATGAACGCCTGCGGATTCAGCACAGCGCGACAATCGGTGACGCAGAAGCGATGAACATGCTGGTAGATGAGATTACGACGTATCTACGCAATTCCTCACTGCAGAACATTCCGTACGATCCGATGTTCGATTCACTGGCACATGCGCTTTTTGAACACATTTTCCGTTTTAAGAACTTTTATAAGTGGCAGCTCCATCCGGAATCGCCATCCGCAAAGATTTCAGGGAAGGAAATCTGGTTTAAGATTAACGGTCAATTCGTGAAGCAGGAAGAGGAATTCGAGAGCGTTAAAGAAGTTGAGCAGCTGATCCGACTACTGCAGCAGAGCAACAAGAATTTCACCATTAACGAACAACATCCGCAAGGGGAGCTGGACTTGGAGGATGGGACACGGGTCACACTGACCATCCCGCCCCGTACGCTGTACCCGACGATTGTATTCAGACGGTTCATCGTCAACCAGTTCAGCTTTGAGGAACAGGCAAGCCGAGGAACCATCCATCCGAACGATGTGCCGCTCTTTCAGACACTTGCAAAAGTCAGACGAAATACGGTAATCGCCGGTGCAGTGGAGTCAGGGAAATCAACCATGCTGAAAACCTTCTATGCCGAGCGGCCGAGTGGTCTTGTGGCATTGATGATTGAAGAGCATCCCGAAACCTTCCTGAAAAGGGACTTTCCGGATCGGCTCGTACATGAATTCTCCATCAAGGACGGAGACATTCAACGGGTATTGCGGACGGTTCTGCGATTTGACCACGATTACGTCATCATGCAGGAAGTCCGGGGAGTGGAAGCGGATGCAGCCATGGACGGTGCGAGCCGTGGAGCAAATGGTCTTCTGATGACCTATCATGTCACCGAGCCAAGCAAGGTATGTGAACAGCTCGCCCAGCATGTGCTCGATGCCTATCCGAATCGCCGGTATATCAATGAAGTGCGGCGGGTGTCACAGACACTGGAACTCGGCGTGACGATGAAAACATTCCCCGGCAACAAGAAGCGGGTAACCAGTGTTTTTGAAGTCAACTATGATTATGACACCGATCGCGCCTGGATTTCCTATCTGATCCGCTTCAACCCGATTGTAGGGAAGTGGGAATACAATGACCACATTTCTGAGAAGTTTCAGGAACAGCTGCTGGAAATCGGAAAGGAAGAACATGATTCCTTCTGCCAGCTGTTAAGTGAGCGCACAGCCGCTTCCCCACTTTCAACCGAAGCGGTCCAACCCATTTTGTTCAAAGATGCGGGGGAAGGCGAATGATTCTGTTCGCGGAAGTGCTGTTCAAAGTCATCGGTTATCTGCTGGTCTTTGTCGGTTTGTGGAAAGCGGCATGGCCGTTCCTACGGGACGCACGACGCTTTCGGCTAAGAAAGAACCGCATCCGGAAAATACAGCGGAAAGGCCAGGCGGAAGTTTATCGGAGGAAAGAACGGCCACTGTTCGTTCATATCCGGAAACTGGTTTACGCACTTTCGAAAAAAGACGCTGATCAGCGGCTCTCGTACTTTTACGGCATGACCCTCGGCTCCTTCATCGTCACGATGACGACACTGGTGCTGTTGCTGAAGTCCTTCATGCTGCCGTTGCTTGTCGCAGTCACGGTCGCATCCTTACCGTATATCCTGCTCCGGTTCCGATTGGCAAATCTGCGGATTGAGGCATCCATCGCACTGATGAAGGAATTCCACTTGATTCTGCAAAGTTATCAGCAGAACAAGGACGTATATCACACACTGATGGCCGTATCGCCTGAACTGCGGGATAAATGGCTACGGAACGCCTTTCAGCGGTTACTTTCCAGTATGCAGAAAGACCGGTCAGATGAAGCGTTCGTTGAAGCGGTACAGCTGTTGTCCTTTACGGTTGGTTCTTCTTTCGCCGCTCGGCTCGCCAATCTGCTGATTAAGTCGTACCGGGAGCAGGTGGACATTTCAGAAGCCTTGTTCGATCTGCATATGGATCTGCAGAAACGGGAGAAGGATATGGCCGCCATGAAAACCAAACGGATGGAAACCATCGTTCTCGGTTTCCTCCCGATCGTGATTCTTCCGATTTTTGTGGTGATGGCTTACCGGATGTCGATGCAGTATTCCATGAGCTACATGCTCGATAATTCCAATGCACTTGCCACGCTTGTTCTAGCGTTTGTGCTGTCGGTGCTCAGTGCGCTGTTCGCATTCCTGTTCAGTAAACCGAAAGCCGACTTTTAAAACCAAATCATTTAAGGAGGTGGTGCGATGAGTGCGTATGGTTTGCTCCTCATCCAGTATGGCGTCTTCACAGTAATTTTGGCACTCGCTACGGGATTCGCTTATTCGGCCTTATGGACGACGGATGAACGTGTTTTCCTGCGGAACCGAATGATGCGCACATGGACCAATCAATCGAAAGCCCTTCAGGTAAAGGCGAAAGAATCCGAAGTGACGCTTCTCTTCAAGCAAGCTGGGTACAGCTGGATGACCAGTATCCGGTGGATGTTAATTCGGACGGGCGTCCTGGTGATCGGTGTTGCTTATCTGATGACCACGCAGTCCATGTCTACAACTTTGCTTTTTGTGGGCGTCTGGCTTATCGCAACGGAACCGGTACTCAAATTTTCCATGATCCGTTTGCTATTGAAGTTTCAGACGGAAGCGGTCAGACGCAAGAAGGAATCCGAGCTGTTCAGCCTGTTTGCACTGATCAAGACAGACCTGATGGCGAATCGGTCGGACCAGATTAACGTGTATCACCTGATCCGGGAGACATTGCCGTACTTTTCATCGATTAAGCCGGTTTTGTTCGCTTTCCTGGAAAAATGGTCGGAATCTCCGGAAGAAGCCGGAAAAGTGTTCGAAAAAGAGCTCGGGAGCGATACCGCCCAATTCGTCGGTGATACATTGGCACAGCTACATAAGCTTCCCCGACAGAAAGCAATTCAGCTTCTATCCGAGCAAGGTAAGGTTTTTGTGTACAAGCGTTCGGAACTTGCGATGCAGCAAGCAGAGATGCAGCGAAACTTTTTCTTCATCTTCTTCTTCCTCGCTGGATTCGGCGTCATTCTATGGTTCATGTGGTTCGCGTACTCAATGAGCATGAGTTCGATGAACTTCTGATAAAAAATAAAAAAACACATTGGAGGAACTTTCAAATGGATAAATTAATGGCAATCGTCGTTTCAATCGTAGCTGTCGTCGCAATCGCATCGGTCATTCTCTTCAACGGCCTTCTGCCGGCAATGGATGCTAAAACAGACGCATTCCAGACGCAAATGACCAACTCCAACTACACAGGTAACTAAGTTGCTTTTGAATTAGCACTGGCCGCGGTCGAAACAAAAAACTCAATAATCAGGGGGATAACAATCAAATGGATAAATTAATGGCAATCGTCGTCTCAATCGTAGCAGTCGTCGCAATCGCATCGGTCATTCTCTTCAACGGTCTTCTGCCAGCAATGGATACGAAGACAGACACGTTCCAGACGCAAATGACGAACTCGAATTACACGGGTAACTAATCTACTCTATGTGTTCCGGACAGAAAGGGGGAGGGCGTCAAACGCCTTTCCCGCTTTCTGATTTTATGTAGAAAGGAAAAATGCAATGGCTCAACTAGTCGCAACAGTTCTTACCCTCCCGCTTATTTTATGGACGGTCTTTCAGCCAATCATGTACCACAATGCTTCCATGACACAGGAAACCGTGAAATTCGCCATTTATGAAATCAGCAAAGAAGCGGCGATGCAAGGACAATTTAACACCGATCTATACGCCGAATTCAAAGACCTGCTTGTACAGAATCATGGTTATAACCCCGATTGCATTCAAATCACCGGTACGGAGACTTTGACGAACCGCGGTGGGGAACTCGCAGTGGAAGTAACCGTACCCAAACCGGTATTAAGTCCGTGGGATGCCGTATCCGTCAGCAGCTGCTCGCGTCCTGACAGCTACACGCCTTATACCATCAAGCAAGTCATCAAGAGTGAATACATTCCTTAAGGAAGGAGATTTTTATGGCAGTCATATTGCGGATGGTACTGATCGCTTTTGTCGCTGTTACTGGAATGGTCATGAATCAAGACCTGACCACGCGGGCTCAAACACTCCATTATCTGAAAGAAGATTTGGAGATAGCAGTCCACGATGCAGCGCTGGAAGTAGACGCATCTGAATTCTCAAATCAGCGGATAGTCTTCGACCAGGCAAGAGCGATGACTACCCTGCGCACGAGCTTTGAAGCCAATTCCCGTCTATCCTCGACTGAATATGAAATCGTTGATGTTCAG belongs to Planococcus lenghuensis and includes:
- a CDS encoding type II secretion system F family protein, giving the protein MILFAEVLFKVIGYLLVFVGLWKAAWPFLRDARRFRLRKNRIRKIQRKGQAEVYRRKERPLFVHIRKLVYALSKKDADQRLSYFYGMTLGSFIVTMTTLVLLLKSFMLPLLVAVTVASLPYILLRFRLANLRIEASIALMKEFHLILQSYQQNKDVYHTLMAVSPELRDKWLRNAFQRLLSSMQKDRSDEAFVEAVQLLSFTVGSSFAARLANLLIKSYREQVDISEALFDLHMDLQKREKDMAAMKTKRMETIVLGFLPIVILPIFVVMAYRMSMQYSMSYMLDNSNALATLVLAFVLSVLSALFAFLFSKPKADF
- a CDS encoding P-loop NTPase family protein — its product is MLNNTVVTFFSSNGNTGLTNTVFSVGQAIAKRTHAKVGVLCLSGLDDSTDYFTDPPAYLDTLKPRLAGKMLGDDADFLSRFKEVEDGQLFILAGNSSRRLDRVYTVSEIGYLIERAKEVFDIVLIDAGSQLDNAQSVQAIYAADFRYAVLTQQPKSIKRYLQLQGDILSALSIKREHVTFILNQYQEKATLMSEKQIAKEVDVPEMFTLPYTDHGVISEIENRILYAYQQPKYQDAVNQLADSIARSVALVFKDMESGKRGIGRLFGKKTG
- a CDS encoding ATPase, T2SS/T4P/T4SS family, with product MTTIIREEEQEEQSRFPIGIQERLSGEFDLNQFLVEKGGEKNRLRLQNESPSQSRANHNDFQGLKESVQNFFHEKIQDQNITEEERDERLRIQHSATIGDAEAMNMLVDEITTYLRNSSLQNIPYDPMFDSLAHALFEHIFRFKNFYKWQLHPESPSAKISGKEIWFKINGQFVKQEEEFESVKEVEQLIRLLQQSNKNFTINEQHPQGELDLEDGTRVTLTIPPRTLYPTIVFRRFIVNQFSFEEQASRGTIHPNDVPLFQTLAKVRRNTVIAGAVESGKSTMLKTFYAERPSGLVALMIEEHPETFLKRDFPDRLVHEFSIKDGDIQRVLRTVLRFDHDYVIMQEVRGVEADAAMDGASRGANGLLMTYHVTEPSKVCEQLAQHVLDAYPNRRYINEVRRVSQTLELGVTMKTFPGNKKRVTSVFEVNYDYDTDRAWISYLIRFNPIVGKWEYNDHISEKFQEQLLEIGKEEHDSFCQLLSERTAASPLSTEAVQPILFKDAGEGE